A genomic region of Caulobacter sp. NIBR2454 contains the following coding sequences:
- a CDS encoding TrbC/VirB2 family protein, whose protein sequence is MSKRQTLLAALAAFAAARPAYAQTDPAGSGPILGALQWVQGTLLGNLATTAAVIAVAAVGFMMLTGRIDWRRGVTVVLGAFIVFGAGAIVAGLRDAASLAH, encoded by the coding sequence ATGAGCAAACGCCAAACCCTTCTCGCGGCGCTGGCCGCCTTCGCCGCCGCGCGCCCCGCGTACGCACAGACCGACCCCGCCGGCTCCGGCCCGATCCTGGGCGCCTTGCAGTGGGTGCAGGGCACCCTTTTGGGCAACCTCGCCACCACCGCGGCGGTGATCGCCGTGGCGGCGGTGGGCTTCATGATGCTGACCGGCCGCATCGACTGGCGGCGCGGCGTCACCGTGGTGCTTGGCGCCTTCATCGTGTTCGGCGCAGGGGCCATCGTCGCTGGTCTGCGCGACGCCGCCAGCCTGGCGCACTGA
- a CDS encoding lytic transglycosylase domain-containing protein, translating to MTAALLGAAATPACAQVLSIGDDGAVAIQAGPAVYLAVDGPGAPIVVARPAVTRTYAATPSAVRERIRQTSHALGLSPALLEAVAWRESGFNPSAVSPKGARGTMQLMPATARELGVDPSDPIQNITGGGLYLRRMLQRYDGDLTKALAAYNAGPAAVDRHGGVPPYPETRAYVSAILTRLARQSGGGAPMPETLP from the coding sequence ATGACGGCGGCGCTCCTTGGAGCGGCCGCCACGCCCGCCTGTGCGCAGGTGCTTAGCATCGGCGACGACGGTGCGGTGGCGATCCAGGCCGGTCCGGCGGTTTATCTGGCGGTCGACGGGCCGGGAGCGCCGATCGTGGTCGCGCGACCGGCCGTGACCCGGACCTATGCCGCCACGCCGTCCGCCGTTCGCGAACGCATCCGCCAGACTTCTCATGCCCTTGGTCTCAGCCCCGCCCTGCTTGAAGCCGTGGCCTGGCGCGAGTCCGGCTTCAACCCGTCCGCAGTCTCGCCAAAGGGGGCGCGTGGGACGATGCAGCTGATGCCCGCGACGGCGCGCGAGCTGGGCGTTGATCCCAGCGACCCTATCCAGAACATCACGGGCGGCGGCCTCTATCTGCGCCGCATGTTGCAACGTTACGACGGCGACCTGACCAAGGCGCTGGCCGCCTACAATGCTGGCCCCGCCGCCGTGGATCGCCACGGCGGCGTGCCACCCTATCCTGAAACCCGCGCCTACGTTTCCGCCATCCTGACCCGGCTCGCCCGCCAGTCCGGCGGCGGCGCACCGATGCCTGAGACCCTCCCATGA
- a CDS encoding DUF1501 domain-containing protein, which translates to MTKETSRREFMRLSAGFSILGAGAPFALQLAAAGSAAAQSAGDYKALICIFLAGGQDSNNMVLATDPGSWERYNKARNTGNQPIALKAAGTAPNLSAGRATPARWGGVLPITPATPQLVPGSANEELRTFALHPMLSPLIPMFQPPLALEGGVQEPARLAVLANVGTLITQGTTREAYERRTVEIPRQLFSHNDQQSSWQSGATEGAQSGWGGRLADMVRGMNSKTVFTAISAAGNAVYLTGEHINQYAVSTSGSPGVSLKFDLRDNSTLFGSRAAATAAKNVIRAGGTSSISQVYADVVGRSMSAANDINAGVRAVAAPPAYTNPIDPYGAGNPLTPQIQTVLRIIAGAQAMGIKRQVFFVQLGGFDTHYNQNSAEPENLARLAHSLQYLDLALKNVNGVDMRANVTAFTASDFSRTFATNGSGTDHAWGGHHFIWGGAVNGGDMFGQYPTLGLDDASKSFRNPNMTDGHMIPTTSVDQYGATLGRWFGVDGSNLATVFPNLANFNQSTHDLGFMKSGAPASRG; encoded by the coding sequence ATGACAAAAGAAACCAGCCGCCGTGAATTCATGCGCCTCAGCGCGGGCTTCTCAATCTTAGGAGCTGGCGCCCCGTTCGCCCTGCAACTGGCTGCCGCAGGCTCCGCTGCTGCGCAGTCGGCAGGGGACTACAAGGCTCTGATCTGCATCTTCCTGGCCGGTGGCCAGGACTCCAACAACATGGTCCTGGCGACCGACCCGGGTAGCTGGGAGCGGTACAACAAGGCTCGAAACACCGGCAACCAGCCGATCGCGCTAAAAGCCGCGGGAACCGCCCCGAACTTGAGCGCCGGCCGCGCGACGCCGGCGCGCTGGGGCGGAGTGCTTCCGATCACGCCCGCGACCCCGCAACTCGTGCCTGGCAGCGCGAACGAGGAGCTGCGAACCTTCGCGCTTCATCCCATGCTGTCGCCGTTGATCCCGATGTTCCAACCGCCGCTCGCACTGGAAGGCGGCGTCCAGGAACCGGCGCGTCTTGCGGTGCTGGCGAACGTGGGCACGCTCATTACCCAAGGCACCACCCGTGAGGCGTATGAGCGCCGAACTGTCGAAATTCCCCGGCAGCTATTCTCGCACAACGACCAGCAATCCAGCTGGCAGTCCGGCGCGACCGAAGGAGCCCAGTCGGGTTGGGGCGGCCGCCTTGCCGATATGGTTCGTGGCATGAACAGCAAAACCGTGTTCACGGCCATCTCGGCCGCGGGCAACGCCGTCTATTTGACGGGTGAGCACATCAACCAGTACGCCGTCAGCACCAGCGGCAGCCCAGGTGTTTCGCTCAAGTTCGATCTCCGGGACAACAGTACGCTCTTTGGATCGAGAGCGGCGGCGACCGCCGCCAAGAACGTCATTCGTGCTGGCGGCACTTCCAGCATCTCGCAGGTTTATGCGGATGTCGTCGGACGCTCGATGAGCGCGGCCAACGATATCAACGCCGGCGTCAGGGCGGTGGCGGCTCCGCCCGCCTATACCAATCCCATCGATCCCTATGGGGCCGGCAATCCGTTGACGCCCCAAATCCAGACCGTGTTGCGGATCATCGCCGGGGCGCAGGCCATGGGGATCAAGCGGCAGGTGTTCTTTGTCCAATTGGGCGGGTTCGATACCCACTACAACCAGAACAGCGCTGAGCCCGAGAACCTGGCTCGCCTGGCGCACTCGCTGCAATACCTCGACCTCGCTCTGAAGAACGTCAACGGCGTCGATATGCGCGCCAATGTAACCGCGTTCACCGCCTCGGACTTCTCGCGGACCTTCGCCACTAACGGCTCGGGTACGGACCACGCTTGGGGCGGGCACCATTTCATCTGGGGCGGCGCGGTCAACGGCGGCGACATGTTCGGTCAGTATCCGACCCTCGGTTTGGACGACGCGAGTAAGAGTTTCCGCAACCCCAACATGACGGACGGCCATATGATCCCCACGACCTCGGTGGACCAGTATGGCGCGACGTTGGGGCGGTGGTTTGGCGTGGACGGAAGCAACCTTGCGACCGTGTTCCCGAACCTGGCGAACTTCAACCAGAGCACTCACGACCTAGGCTTCATGAAGTCGGGAGCGCCTGCCTCCCGTGGTTGA
- a CDS encoding DUF1800 domain-containing protein, giving the protein METSTKVLVATGAVALTAAVAASGALKSTGVGKMAEPPTDNEAARFLTQATWGATEADIATVKEMGIEAWLDDQISLGQLPRTDQYSTKNYILERTSSNKNPFFPEARVAFQESFYTRVAQGQDQLRQRMQSALSQIFVVSRTADVLEFGAWKATAQYYDMLGFNALGNFRRLLEEVTLSPAMGMYLTHVQSQKEDPATGRHPDENYAREVMQLMTIGTVMLNEDGTPQLRNGAPIPAYSHDDVEGLAKVFSGLSWAVGSFFSALGNNGGYEHPLKYYPEHHSTSEKKFLGVTIPASTTSNGPRDLAIALDTLFQHPNVGPFIGRQLIQRFVTSNPSPDYVARVAKVFNDNGQGVRGELSDVIKAILLDPEARDLEAAQRDENFGKLREPLLRLTSWMRAFKAYSKTGFFIIHRDGLGDESRIMMGTSLPLQLGQAPLTAPSVFNFWRPGYSPPNTPLGEAGLVAPELQIVSELTAASYFNFIKTTIDTGVGYNPKTWSMGDVVSQYRDEVALAATPEALLDRVNSLLFYGQMSAALRQQILAAVNSIAIPATNETNIDAAKLKRAKLAVFLSMVSGEYLVQR; this is encoded by the coding sequence ATGGAAACAAGTACGAAGGTCCTGGTCGCGACCGGCGCGGTGGCCCTCACCGCCGCCGTCGCCGCATCCGGCGCGCTGAAGTCGACCGGCGTCGGCAAGATGGCCGAGCCGCCCACCGACAACGAAGCTGCACGCTTCCTGACGCAAGCGACGTGGGGGGCGACGGAAGCGGATATCGCGACCGTCAAAGAAATGGGGATCGAGGCCTGGCTGGATGACCAGATTTCGCTCGGCCAGCTGCCGAGGACGGATCAGTACTCCACCAAGAATTACATTCTTGAGCGTACCAGCAGTAACAAGAACCCCTTCTTCCCCGAGGCCCGCGTAGCGTTCCAGGAGAGCTTCTACACGCGTGTCGCCCAGGGCCAGGATCAGCTGCGCCAACGCATGCAGTCGGCGCTTTCGCAGATATTCGTGGTCTCCCGCACTGCGGATGTCCTGGAATTCGGCGCGTGGAAGGCTACCGCCCAGTACTACGACATGCTCGGGTTCAACGCGCTCGGCAACTTCCGGCGTTTGCTCGAAGAGGTCACGCTTAGCCCTGCCATGGGCATGTACCTGACCCACGTCCAAAGCCAGAAGGAAGATCCGGCGACGGGGCGCCATCCGGACGAGAACTACGCCCGCGAGGTCATGCAGCTCATGACCATCGGTACGGTCATGCTGAATGAGGACGGCACGCCGCAGCTGCGGAACGGCGCGCCCATCCCCGCCTACAGCCATGACGACGTCGAGGGTCTGGCCAAGGTCTTCAGCGGGTTGAGTTGGGCTGTCGGCTCGTTCTTCTCCGCTCTAGGGAATAATGGCGGTTACGAGCACCCGCTGAAGTACTACCCCGAGCATCACTCCACCTCCGAAAAGAAGTTCCTGGGCGTTACGATCCCGGCTTCGACCACGTCAAACGGGCCGCGCGATCTCGCCATCGCGCTGGACACGCTGTTCCAGCATCCAAACGTCGGACCGTTCATCGGCCGCCAACTGATCCAGCGCTTCGTCACCAGCAACCCGAGCCCCGACTATGTTGCCAGGGTGGCTAAGGTATTCAACGACAACGGGCAGGGCGTGCGCGGCGAACTGAGCGACGTCATCAAGGCTATCTTGCTCGATCCTGAGGCGCGTGACCTCGAAGCGGCCCAGCGGGATGAAAACTTCGGCAAGCTGCGGGAGCCGTTGCTGCGCCTGACCAGCTGGATGAGGGCGTTCAAGGCCTATTCCAAGACCGGCTTCTTCATCATCCACCGCGACGGCCTGGGCGACGAAAGCCGGATCATGATGGGCACCAGCCTGCCGCTGCAGCTGGGGCAGGCGCCGCTCACCGCGCCTTCGGTCTTCAACTTCTGGCGTCCTGGCTACTCGCCGCCCAACACGCCGCTTGGCGAGGCTGGGCTGGTCGCTCCAGAGCTTCAGATCGTCAGCGAGCTGACGGCCGCCAGCTACTTCAACTTCATCAAAACCACGATCGATACCGGGGTTGGGTACAACCCCAAGACCTGGTCCATGGGCGACGTGGTCAGCCAGTATCGCGACGAAGTCGCTCTGGCCGCTACGCCGGAAGCCCTTCTGGATCGCGTGAACAGCCTTCTGTTCTACGGCCAGATGTCCGCAGCCCTGCGTCAGCAGATATTGGCCGCGGTCAACTCGATCGCGATCCCCGCCACCAATGAGACGAACATCGACGCCGCCAAGCTTAAGCGGGCGAAGCTGGCGGTCTTCCTTTCTATGGTTTCCGGCGAATACCTCGTCCAGCGCTGA
- a CDS encoding membrane-bound PQQ-dependent dehydrogenase, glucose/quinate/shikimate family — protein sequence MVNLVREDAPRAAWLAQILGGAFALIGAILTIGGLWLLILGGSPYYVLAGLGLMASGALLLLKRVTGVWVYGALFVATLVWALWEVGLRGWPLLPRVIAPAVLLVLALACTPLLTTSRSARRAALGGFIGFVAVMAVGFLTLFVVDRPASPQALPDPRFSMTEPSLLSAGADWPAYGGTYGARRYSPLTQINAKNVGKLERAWVAHTGDLPSEAAKGKYGAETTPLKVGNSLYLCSAKNIMMSLDPATGKERWRYDPKVLDESIPYTAACRGVAYYAVPGVDPAAQCSTRIIEGTLDGRLIAVDARTGVPCPGFGQNGQVSIKIGMTPSAPGMVSITSAPTIVRGVVVTGHQVLDGQMRAAPSGVVQGFDAVTGTLRWAWDMTRPDLTGYPPPGQTWTPGTPNMWTTASGDEALGLVYLPMGNSAVDYWSSMRSEAEKRYSTSLVALDVTTGKPTWSFQTVHNDVWDYDLGSQATLVDYPSPAGSIPALILPSKQGDIYVLDRRTGKPLTPVEERPAPQGGVEPTQRARTQPFSLFHTLRKPDLTEKSMWGMSPIDQMVCRIQFKRASYKGFYTPPTVDQRWIQYPGYNGGSDWGGVAIDPQRGVIVANYNDMPNYNRLVPRAEADRKGWAPRGDARGGGMKGGAEGAGDPQAGTPYGIDVNAGWRLPVTGLLCKEPPYGGIRAIDMATGKTLWDRPFGTARKNGPFGVASHMPFEIGTPNNGGAVVTAGGLVFIAAATDDLIRAIDLKTGKTVWKDVLPAGGQATPMTYEVGGRQYLVIMAGGHHFMETPVGDAVIAYALPDGS from the coding sequence TTGGTCAATCTGGTTCGTGAGGATGCGCCGCGTGCGGCGTGGTTGGCGCAGATTCTGGGAGGGGCGTTCGCCCTGATCGGGGCGATCCTCACCATCGGCGGCTTGTGGCTGCTGATCCTCGGCGGCTCTCCCTACTATGTTCTCGCTGGCCTTGGCCTGATGGCCTCCGGCGCTCTTCTCCTGCTCAAGCGGGTGACCGGCGTCTGGGTCTACGGGGCGCTCTTCGTGGCGACCTTGGTCTGGGCGTTGTGGGAGGTGGGCCTGCGCGGCTGGCCCCTGCTGCCACGGGTCATCGCTCCCGCCGTCCTGCTGGTCCTCGCCCTGGCATGCACGCCACTGCTGACGACCTCGCGCAGCGCCCGCCGCGCGGCCTTGGGCGGCTTCATAGGCTTTGTGGCCGTGATGGCGGTCGGGTTTCTAACTCTCTTCGTCGTTGATCGACCCGCCAGTCCGCAGGCCCTCCCCGACCCGCGATTCTCGATGACGGAGCCCTCCCTCCTGTCGGCGGGGGCCGACTGGCCGGCCTACGGCGGCACCTATGGCGCGCGGCGCTATTCGCCCCTGACCCAGATCAACGCCAAGAATGTCGGCAAGCTGGAACGCGCTTGGGTCGCCCATACCGGCGACCTGCCCAGCGAGGCGGCGAAAGGCAAGTACGGCGCGGAGACCACGCCGCTGAAGGTCGGAAACAGCCTCTATCTGTGCTCGGCCAAGAACATCATGATGTCTCTCGACCCAGCCACCGGCAAGGAGCGCTGGCGCTACGACCCCAAGGTCTTGGACGAGTCGATCCCCTATACCGCCGCCTGCCGAGGGGTGGCCTATTACGCTGTCCCCGGCGTCGATCCGGCGGCCCAATGCTCGACCCGCATTATCGAGGGGACCTTGGACGGACGCTTGATCGCCGTCGACGCCCGCACGGGCGTTCCCTGCCCCGGCTTTGGCCAGAACGGACAGGTGAGCATCAAGATCGGCATGACGCCGTCTGCGCCGGGCATGGTTTCGATCACCTCGGCTCCCACCATCGTGCGAGGCGTCGTCGTCACTGGCCACCAGGTTTTGGACGGCCAGATGCGCGCGGCGCCGTCCGGGGTGGTCCAGGGGTTTGACGCCGTGACCGGGACCTTGCGCTGGGCCTGGGACATGACCCGTCCGGACCTCACTGGCTATCCGCCCCCGGGCCAGACCTGGACCCCAGGCACGCCGAACATGTGGACCACCGCATCCGGCGATGAAGCTCTGGGCCTGGTCTATCTGCCCATGGGCAACTCAGCCGTCGACTACTGGAGCAGCATGCGGTCGGAGGCTGAAAAGCGCTATTCGACCTCGCTCGTGGCCCTGGATGTGACCACCGGCAAACCGACCTGGTCGTTCCAGACGGTGCATAATGACGTGTGGGACTATGACCTCGGCTCGCAGGCGACGCTGGTTGATTACCCCTCGCCCGCCGGCTCCATTCCAGCGCTGATCCTGCCCAGCAAGCAAGGCGACATCTACGTCCTGGACCGGCGCACCGGTAAGCCTCTGACACCTGTCGAGGAACGCCCTGCACCCCAGGGCGGCGTTGAACCGACCCAAAGGGCGCGCACCCAGCCGTTCTCGCTGTTCCACACCCTGCGCAAGCCCGACCTGACGGAAAAGTCGATGTGGGGCATGTCGCCCATCGACCAGATGGTCTGCCGGATCCAGTTCAAGCGCGCCAGCTACAAGGGCTTCTACACCCCGCCCACGGTCGATCAGCGCTGGATACAGTACCCGGGCTACAATGGCGGCTCCGACTGGGGCGGCGTGGCGATCGACCCGCAGCGCGGGGTCATCGTCGCCAACTACAACGACATGCCCAACTACAACCGGCTCGTTCCCCGGGCCGAAGCCGACCGAAAGGGCTGGGCTCCCCGCGGCGACGCTCGCGGCGGCGGCATGAAAGGGGGCGCGGAAGGCGCCGGCGATCCCCAAGCCGGAACGCCGTACGGCATCGACGTCAACGCCGGGTGGCGGCTGCCAGTCACCGGCCTGCTGTGCAAGGAGCCGCCCTATGGCGGCATCCGGGCCATCGACATGGCCACCGGCAAGACCCTGTGGGACCGCCCCTTTGGCACGGCTCGCAAAAACGGCCCCTTCGGCGTCGCCTCGCATATGCCGTTCGAGATCGGCACACCCAACAATGGCGGCGCCGTGGTCACCGCCGGGGGTCTGGTGTTCATCGCCGCTGCGACCGACGACCTGATCCGCGCCATCGATCTGAAGACCGGCAAGACCGTCTGGAAGGACGTGCTGCCGGCTGGCGGCCAGGCCACGCCCATGACCTATGAGGTCGGCGGGCGCCAGTATCTCGTCATCATGGCGGGCGGCCACCATTTCATGGAGACGCCAGTAGGCGATGCAGTGATCGCCTATGCGCTACCTGACGGTTCTTGA
- a CDS encoding Ca2+-dependent phosphoinositide-specific phospholipase C gives MLHLLFAAAVASAACPSSDDACVRASMEQGLKLNDLTAVGTHNSYKQSLPAQELAVMVAAAGQRALGIDYGHRPLTDQLNDGARQLEIDIAQDAAGGLYAKPKTATGQGELLSPANAAIMAKPGYKVLHMQDVDFRSTCLTFVACLGEVRAWSKANPTHAPILILINAKEGGPNLPGGVIAPTYDAKAFDALDAEIRSVFSEAELITPDQVQGKKPTLREAVLAGGWPTLGAARGKVFFALDESTEKVAVYRGARRSLEGRAMFVNTDEASPAAAYLTLNDPIAEQARIQAAVKAGFVVRTRADADTWEARANDPRRRSAAFSSGAQYVSTDYMRPDPRFAGGYFARLPGGAAAVCNTVRAADQCRGLAIEAEKGAPVRGYLAPAERPDLTVVMAQPPAPGSPKALADAAIFRDTRALQGTARWALATSDVNGHMYDHFAAALGVRIRPEQAPILTALLDRSGDDRSVVGVAKTHWGTKRPYLGTDLPICEAKSDHLAGNPDYPSGHSAHGMHVGLILAELAPQRKTELLARGREYAESRYICGAHSYSAAEAGIIGGMAIFAAEHASPLFRQDMDAARAEVAAALSGAGL, from the coding sequence ATGCTGCATCTGTTGTTCGCCGCCGCCGTGGCTTCGGCCGCCTGTCCGTCGTCCGACGACGCCTGCGTCCGCGCGAGCATGGAGCAGGGGTTGAAGCTCAATGACCTGACGGCCGTAGGCACGCACAACAGCTACAAGCAGTCTCTGCCCGCGCAGGAACTCGCCGTCATGGTCGCGGCCGCTGGACAGCGCGCCCTGGGCATCGACTACGGCCACCGGCCGCTGACGGACCAACTCAACGACGGCGCCCGCCAGCTGGAGATCGACATCGCCCAGGATGCGGCGGGCGGTCTCTACGCCAAGCCGAAGACCGCGACGGGGCAAGGCGAGCTGCTTTCTCCCGCCAATGCAGCGATCATGGCCAAGCCGGGCTACAAGGTCCTGCACATGCAGGATGTGGATTTCCGCTCCACCTGCCTGACCTTCGTCGCCTGCCTGGGCGAGGTGCGCGCGTGGTCGAAGGCCAACCCGACCCACGCACCGATCCTGATCCTGATCAACGCCAAGGAAGGCGGCCCGAACCTGCCCGGCGGCGTCATCGCGCCGACCTATGACGCCAAGGCGTTTGATGCGCTGGACGCCGAAATCCGCAGCGTCTTTTCCGAGGCCGAGCTGATCACGCCCGATCAAGTTCAGGGCAAGAAGCCGACCCTGCGCGAGGCGGTGCTGGCCGGTGGCTGGCCAACCTTGGGCGCCGCCCGCGGCAAGGTGTTCTTCGCGCTTGATGAGAGCACGGAGAAGGTGGCGGTCTATCGTGGTGCGCGCCGGTCGCTCGAAGGCCGGGCCATGTTCGTCAACACGGATGAGGCCTCGCCCGCCGCGGCCTACCTGACCCTCAACGATCCCATCGCCGAGCAGGCGCGCATCCAGGCCGCCGTGAAGGCGGGTTTTGTGGTCCGCACGCGCGCCGACGCAGACACCTGGGAAGCGCGCGCCAATGATCCGCGCCGCCGGAGCGCCGCGTTCAGCAGCGGCGCGCAGTATGTCTCCACCGACTATATGCGGCCGGACCCGCGCTTCGCCGGCGGCTATTTCGCGCGCCTGCCGGGCGGAGCGGCGGCGGTCTGCAATACCGTTCGCGCCGCCGACCAGTGCCGCGGTCTGGCGATCGAAGCTGAAAAGGGCGCGCCGGTCCGCGGCTATCTCGCCCCCGCCGAACGCCCGGACCTGACCGTCGTGATGGCGCAGCCGCCGGCCCCGGGCTCACCCAAGGCGTTGGCCGACGCGGCCATCTTCCGCGATACGCGGGCGTTGCAGGGAACCGCTCGCTGGGCCCTGGCGACGTCGGACGTCAATGGGCACATGTACGATCACTTCGCCGCCGCCCTTGGCGTGCGTATTCGTCCTGAGCAGGCTCCCATCCTTACGGCGCTGCTGGACCGGTCGGGCGACGACCGCTCGGTGGTCGGCGTGGCGAAGACGCATTGGGGTACGAAGCGTCCCTATCTGGGCACTGACCTGCCGATCTGCGAGGCCAAGAGCGATCACCTGGCCGGTAACCCAGACTATCCGTCGGGGCACTCGGCCCATGGCATGCACGTCGGCCTGATCCTGGCCGAGTTGGCCCCCCAGCGGAAAACCGAACTGCTGGCGCGCGGTCGCGAGTACGCCGAGAGCCGATATATCTGCGGCGCGCACAGCTACAGCGCGGCCGAAGCGGGCATCATCGGCGGCATGGCGATCTTCGCCGCGGAACATGCCTCCCCGCTGTTCCGCCAGGACATGGATGCGGCGCGCGCGGAGGTAGCCGCCGCGCTGTCCGGCGCCGGGCTCTAG
- a CDS encoding fatty acid--CoA ligase, with protein MGDQTAIDFDQMPTLGDVARYHGRTRPDAVALKFEGRSTTFGDFDRHTSQVANGLIAAGLKKGDRIAYVGKNSDWYFELLVGATKAGVVTVPIGWRLATLEIAYVVEDAEAKLLFVGPESLAVAHEIARQMVGVGVVTMEGGEADWPSFESWRAAQPTTDPAVAIGERDVAIQLYTSGTTGRPKGAMLSHGNLLRGRREATLNPMDWNQWGPDDVSLVAMPVAHIGGSGWGMVGLFNGATSVVAREFDPFKVLDFIEHDRVSKLFLVPAALQIVVRQPRAREIDYGRLKYMLYGAAPIPLDLLREAIEVFGCGFVQQYGMTETCGTIVYLPPEDHDPAGTPRMRSAGLPMPGVEIKVVDETGAEVPRGTVGEVATRSAANMNGYWKLPEATAATMGADGWLRTGDAGYMDEDGYLYIHDRVKDMIITGGENVYPAEVESAVYGHPHVAEVAVIGVPDAKWGEAVKAVVAPKPGITPDADDIIAFARSRIAHFKAPKSVDFVDALPRNAAGKILRRQLREPYWEGRERRVN; from the coding sequence ATGGGCGATCAAACCGCCATCGACTTCGACCAGATGCCGACCCTGGGCGATGTCGCCCGCTATCACGGGCGAACGCGGCCGGACGCCGTCGCCCTCAAGTTCGAGGGGCGGTCGACCACCTTCGGCGATTTCGACCGGCACACCAGCCAGGTCGCTAACGGCCTGATCGCCGCGGGGCTGAAAAAGGGCGACCGCATCGCCTATGTCGGCAAGAACAGCGACTGGTACTTCGAACTGCTGGTCGGGGCGACCAAGGCCGGCGTGGTGACCGTGCCGATCGGCTGGCGGCTCGCCACGCTCGAGATCGCCTATGTGGTCGAAGACGCCGAGGCCAAGCTGCTGTTCGTCGGGCCCGAGAGCCTGGCGGTCGCCCATGAAATCGCGCGCCAGATGGTTGGCGTCGGGGTGGTGACCATGGAAGGCGGAGAGGCGGACTGGCCGTCGTTCGAAAGCTGGCGCGCCGCCCAGCCGACGACCGATCCGGCCGTCGCCATCGGCGAACGCGACGTGGCGATCCAGCTATACACGTCCGGCACCACTGGCCGGCCCAAGGGCGCGATGCTGAGCCACGGCAACCTGCTGCGCGGGCGGCGCGAGGCGACGCTCAATCCCATGGACTGGAACCAGTGGGGGCCGGACGACGTCAGCCTGGTGGCGATGCCGGTGGCTCACATCGGCGGCAGCGGCTGGGGCATGGTGGGCTTGTTCAACGGCGCGACAAGCGTAGTGGCGCGCGAGTTCGACCCCTTCAAGGTGCTGGACTTCATCGAGCATGACCGGGTGTCCAAGCTGTTCCTGGTTCCGGCGGCCTTGCAGATCGTGGTGCGCCAGCCTCGCGCACGAGAGATCGACTACGGCCGCCTGAAGTACATGCTCTATGGCGCGGCCCCGATCCCGTTGGACCTGTTGCGCGAGGCGATCGAGGTGTTCGGCTGCGGCTTCGTTCAGCAGTACGGCATGACCGAGACCTGCGGCACCATCGTCTATCTGCCGCCGGAGGACCATGACCCCGCCGGCACGCCGCGCATGCGCTCAGCCGGCCTGCCCATGCCGGGGGTGGAGATCAAGGTTGTCGACGAGACCGGCGCCGAGGTCCCGCGCGGAACGGTGGGGGAAGTGGCGACCCGCTCGGCCGCCAACATGAACGGCTATTGGAAGTTGCCCGAAGCCACCGCCGCGACCATGGGCGCTGACGGCTGGCTGCGTACGGGCGACGCCGGCTACATGGATGAGGACGGCTATCTCTACATCCACGACCGGGTGAAGGACATGATCATCACCGGCGGGGAGAACGTCTATCCGGCGGAGGTGGAAAGCGCCGTCTATGGCCATCCGCATGTGGCCGAGGTGGCGGTGATCGGCGTGCCAGACGCCAAGTGGGGCGAGGCGGTGAAAGCCGTGGTCGCGCCCAAGCCGGGGATCACGCCCGACGCCGACGACATCATCGCCTTCGCCCGCTCGCGCATCGCCCACTTCAAGGCGCCCAAGAGCGTGGACTTCGTAGACGCCCTGCCGCGCAACGCGGCCGGCAAGATTCTGCGCCGGCAATTGCGCGAGCCGTACTGGGAAGGTCGAGAGCGCCGCGTGAACTAG
- a CDS encoding SDR family oxidoreductase: MNDAFKPGLLAGKTAFVAGGTSGINLAIAERFAEQGANVAVISRSQDKVDAAVAGLKGRGHTAVGFSADVRDYAAVEAALKGTHEAFGEIDIVLSGAAGNFVAPALGMSANGFKTVVDIDLIGTFNVLRASFEFLRKPGASLISITAPQAVKPSVMQAHVCAAKAGINMLTKVLALEWGSMGVRVNAISPGPIADTEGMARLAPTPEVEKRIKDNIALRRYGEKREIADVALFLSSDNAAYITGAIIDCDGGSVLGSSTI, encoded by the coding sequence ATGAACGACGCCTTCAAGCCGGGCCTGCTGGCCGGCAAGACCGCCTTCGTCGCCGGCGGCACCAGCGGCATCAACCTGGCCATCGCCGAGCGGTTTGCCGAGCAGGGCGCCAACGTCGCCGTGATCAGCCGCAGCCAGGACAAGGTCGACGCGGCGGTCGCGGGGCTGAAGGGCAGGGGCCATACGGCGGTCGGTTTCTCGGCCGACGTGCGAGACTACGCGGCGGTCGAGGCGGCTCTGAAAGGGACGCACGAGGCGTTCGGCGAGATCGACATCGTCCTGTCTGGCGCGGCCGGCAATTTCGTGGCTCCGGCGCTAGGCATGTCGGCCAACGGCTTCAAGACCGTGGTCGACATCGACCTGATCGGCACCTTCAACGTCCTGCGCGCCTCGTTCGAGTTCCTGCGCAAGCCGGGCGCGTCGCTGATCAGCATCACCGCGCCGCAGGCCGTGAAGCCCAGCGTGATGCAGGCCCACGTCTGCGCGGCCAAGGCCGGGATCAACATGCTGACAAAGGTGCTGGCGCTGGAGTGGGGCTCAATGGGCGTGCGGGTCAACGCCATCTCGCCCGGGCCCATCGCCGACACCGAGGGCATGGCGCGCCTAGCGCCGACGCCCGAGGTCGAAAAGCGGATCAAGGACAACATCGCCCTGCGCCGCTATGGCGAGAAGCGCGAGATCGCCGACGTGGCTCTGTTCCTGAGCAGCGACAACGCCGCCTACATCACCGGCGCCATCATCGATTGCGACGGGGGCTCGGTGCTGGGCTCCTCGACGATCTAG